In the Gossypium raimondii isolate GPD5lz chromosome 9, ASM2569854v1, whole genome shotgun sequence genome, one interval contains:
- the LOC105797950 gene encoding subtilisin-like protease SBT4.15 — protein MILSFASCLLCLATANFVQGSIENERKPYIVYMGEVPEYGARISVMDEHDMLLSKAVGDENIARESKIHSYGKSINAFAARLLPDEAKRLSDEDGVVSVFESSKRKLLTTRSWDFLGMPESSNRNAIVEGKIIVGLLDTGIWSGSPSFNDTGYGPPPAKWKGKCDKGANFTGCNNKVIGARYYHIDNYGPNPDEPTPVDTDGHGTHTASTAAGIAVKNSSLYGIAKGTARGGVPSARIAMYKVCWSDGCSDMDVLAAFDDAIVDGVDVISLSLGGASRDFFNDSVAIGAFHAMRKGILTSCAGGNDGPMLTTVENVAPWILTVAASSIDRQFTSLIKLGNGMMTSGNGINTFSMKTKMYPFTNGAHATNVSGNYYGNVSACDAGILGENKVKGKIVYCLGNSGQDYTIRMLHGAGTIMAVDEPTDYYFLTLIPATIVLRNKTGDRLDRYINSTKDPQAVIYKTRTVRMKAPFVASFSSRGPQLTNLNILKPDITAPGLNILAAYTKLNTVTDETIDQRYSAFNFMSGTSMACPHASAAAAYVKSFHPDWSPAAIKSALMTTATPMKIKDKYGELSSGSGQINPARAVHAGLIYDISESSYISFLCKEGFNSTTIDLLIRGKQKYNCSSFKPALGFDGLNYPSMHIQLNSTESIISAVFYRIVTYVGLRNTKFTAKVTSPKELSITVIPETLKFTRKQQKKSFRVSVKGGSMKNGTDILSATLDWRSNKGHSVKSPIVVFKQQP, from the exons ATGATCCTATCTTTTGCTTCTTGCCTTTTATGCCTTGCAACAGCTAACTTTGTCCAGGGATCAATAGAAAATGAACGAAAG CCATATATCGTGTACATGGGTGAAGTACCTGAATATGGAGCCAGGATTTCGGTCATGGATGAACATGATATGCTGCTCTCTAAGGCAGTTGGAGA TGAGAATATAGCAAGAGAATCCAAAATACATAGCTATGGAAAGAGCATCAATGCTTTTGCAGCAAGGCTTTTGCCAGATGAAGCAAAGAGATTATCAG ATGAAGATGGTGTAGTGTCAGTATTTGAAAGCTCAAAGCGCAAACTTCTTACAACAAGATCATGGGATTTTCTGGGAATGCCTGAAAGTTCTAACAGGAACGCCATTGTTGAAGGCAAAATCATAGTTGGTTTATTGGACACTG GTATTTGGTCTGGATCTCCTAGTTTTAACGATACGGGTTATGGACCTCCACCAGCTAAATGGAAGGGTAAATGTGACAAAGGGGCCAACTTTACTGGTTGCAACAA TAAAGTCATTGGTGCAAGATACTATCATATAGACAACTACGGTCCTAATCCCGATGAGCCGACACCTGTTGATACCGACGGCCATGGCACCCATACTGCCTCCACTGCTGCTGGCATAGCTGTAAAGAACTCCAGCCTATATGGCATAGCCAAAGGAACGGCTCGAGGTGGCGTGCCATCCGCCCGTATAGCCATGTACAAAGTTTGCTGGAGCGATGGATGTAGCGATATGGATGTACTGGCCGCATTTGATGATGCCATCGTCGATGGAGTAGACGTGATATCCCTTTCCTTAGGCGGTGCCTCCAGGGATTTTTTCAATGATTCTGTCGCTATAGGAGCTTTCCATGCGATGAGGAAAGGGATCTTGACATCCTGTGCCGGAGGAAACGACGGCCCAATGCTCACAACTGTTGAAAATGTTGCACCATGGATCTTAACCGTCGCTGCTAGCAGCATTGATAGGCAATTCACCTCGCTTATTAAGCTCGGCAATGGAATGATGACTTCT GGCAATGGAATCAACACATTTTCGATGAAAACCAAGATGTACCCTTTCACGAACGGAGCCCATGCAACCAATGTTTCTGGAAATTACTACGGAAATGTCAG TGCATGCGATGCCGGAATACTGGGCGAGAACAAGGTGAAAGGAAAGATCGTGTATTGCCTAGGGAATTCAGGTCAAGATTATACGATCAGAATGCTGCACGGGGCAGGAACCATAATGGCAGTTGATGAACCAACAGACTATTACTTCCTCACTCTTATACCTGCAACCATTGTGCTTCGTAACAAGACCGGCGATAGGCTCGATCGATATATAAACTCTACCAA GGACCCTCAAGCTGTCATATATAAGACTAGAACTGTTCGTATGAAAGCTCCCTTTGTAGCATCTTTCTCATCTAGAGGGCCTCAACTAACAAACCTCAACATTCTCAAG CCCGACATTACTGCTCCAGGATTGAACATATTGGCTGCCTACACAAAACTGAACACTGTAACTGACGAAACAATTGACCAACGCTATTCGGCGTTTAACTTTATGTCCGGCACATCAATGGCTTGCCCTCATGCTTCAGCTGCTGCAGCATATGTCAAGTCATTCCATCCAGACTGGTCGCCTGCTGCAATCAAGTCTGCTCTCATGACTACTG CAACACCCATGAAAATCAAAGACAAGTATGGGGAGCTAAGCTCAGGATCGGGTCAGATAAATCCAGCTAGAGCTGTACACGCAGGGCTCATCTATGACATTAGCGAGAGTTCTTATATAAGTTTCCTTTGTAAAGAAGGGTTCAATAGCACCACCATTGACCTACTCATTCGAGGCAAGCAAAAATATAACTGCTCAAGCTTTAAACCTGCATTAGGGTTTGACGGGCTCAATTATCCATCCATGCACATCCAACTGAACAGTACCGAATCGATAATTTCAGCAGTGTTTTACAGGATTGTGACTTATGTTGGATTACGGAATACCAAGTTCACGGCAAAAGTGACTTCTCCCAAGGAACTTTCCATCACAGTTATCCCGGAAACACTGAAATTTACTAGGAAACAACAAAAGAAATCTTTCAGAGTTTCGGTGAAGGGCGGTTCAATGAAGAATGGGACAGATATCCTATCAGCTACGCTTGACTGGAGGAGTAACAAAGGGCACAGTGTTAAGAGCCCTATTGTTGTCTTTAAACAACAGCCATAA